Proteins from a genomic interval of Trifolium pratense cultivar HEN17-A07 linkage group LG6, ARS_RC_1.1, whole genome shotgun sequence:
- the LOC123889728 gene encoding vacuolar cation/proton exchanger 1c-like, which yields MFEIVDEIGYLDVNKLRISTEKDILSWAVKVHKFGFGLEGEGENMEAEEEAVIGFWSAFGWLDGMTVFIALLSEYVVDTIERFKKPISRGSTSFLEWF from the exons ATGTTTGAAATTGTCGATGAAATTGGGTATTTGGATGTCAATAAACTCAG GATCTCTACAGAGAAGGACATTCTATCATGGGCTGTGAAGGTTCACAAATTCGGGTTTGGTTTG GAAGGTGAAGGTGAGAACATGGAGGCAGAAGAAGAGGCCGTGATTGGATTCTGGAGTGCATTTGGTTGGTTGGATGGAATGACTGTTTTCATTGCTTTGTTGTCTGAATATGTGGTGGATACAATTGAG AGATTCAAGAAACCTATTTCGAGAGGAAGTACCAGTTTCCTGGAATG GTTTTAA
- the LOC123892485 gene encoding subtilisin-like protease SBT4.14 yields MSLLKMVLQKLTKSFPFLWLQLLLILINIASSVNGVELKNFYIVFLGDHSVSKDITLETHLNVLSSVKGSYDEAKESIVYSYTKSFNAFAAKLSEDEANKLSAMDEVLLVFKNRYRNLHTTRSWNFIGLPLTAKRRLKLERDIVVGLLDTGITPESKSFKDDGLGPPPARWKGTCGHYANFSGCNNKIIGAKYFKADGNPDPSDILSPIDVDGHGTHTASTAAGDLVPNASLFGLANGTSRGAVPSARLAIYKVCWSSTGCADMDILAAFEAAIHDGVDVISISIGGGSPDYAHDSISIGAFHAMRKGIITVASAGNDGPSMGSVSNTAPWIVTVAASGIDRAFKSTVQLGSGKNVSGIGISCFNPKQKQYPIINAIDAAKDSKSKEDAKFCNSGSLQANKVKGKVVYCLGSWGTEATVKEIGGIGTVIEYDNYPDVAQIFIAPATVVNHSIGETVTNYIKSTRSPSAVIYKSHEEKVPAPFAATFSSRGPNPGSKNVLKPDIAAPGIDILASYTLRKSLTGLDGDTQFSEFSLISGTSMACPHVAGVAAYVKSFHPNWTPAAIRSAIITTAKPMSRRINNEAEFAYGSGQLNPTKALNPGLVYDMDEFGYIQFLCHEGYKGSSLSALVGSPINCSSLLPGFGHDAINYPTIQLSLESKKDIKIGVFRRTVTNVGPVPVIYNATIRSPKGVEIIVKPSLLCFDRKMQKRSFEVVVKVKSIASMEILSGSLIWRSPRYIVRSPIVIYKP; encoded by the exons ATGTCACTACTAAAAATGGTTTTACAAAAACTCACCAAATCCTTTCCTTTTCTTTGGCTTCAATTACTTCTCATCTTGATAAACATTGCTTCTTCAGTTAATGGAGTTGAGCTAAAG AATTTTTACATTGTTTTCTTGGGAGATCATTCTGTAAGCAAAGATATTACACTTGAGACTCATTTAAATGTTCTATCTTCTGTGAAGGGGAG CTATGATGAAGCCAAAGAGTCCATTGTATATAGCTACACCAAGAGCTTCAATGCATTTGCTGCAAAACTGTCAGAAGATGAAGCCAATAAGTTATCTG CCATGGATGAAGTGCTTTTGGTGTTTAAAAATCGGTATCGTAACTTACACACAACAAGATCATGGAACTTCATTGGTTTACCTCTAACTGCTAAGAGAAGATTGAAATTAGAACGTGACATAGTTGTTGGTCTTTTGGACACAG GGATCACGCCGGAGTCGAAAAGCTTCAAGGATGATGGGCTAGGTCCTCCACCAGCAAGATGGAAAGGAACTTGTGGTCACTATGCTAATTTCTCAGGCTGCAACAA CAAGATCATAGGAGCCAAATATTTCAAGGCTGATGGAAACCCTGATCCATCCGACATATTATCGCCGATAGACGTTGACGGTCATGGAACTCATACAGCATCAACAGCTGCAGGAGATTTAGTTCCAAATGCAAGTCTATTTGGATTGGCCAACGGAACTTCACGTGGGGCCGTGCCATCGGCTAGGTTGGCAATTTACAAAGTCTGCTGGTCATCAACTGGATGTGCAGACATGGACATACTTGCTGCATTTGAAGCTGCTATACATGATGGTGTGGATGTCATATCAATTTCCATAGGTGGAGGAAGTCCTGATTATGCTCATGACTCTATATCAATTGGTGCATTTCATGCTATGAGGAAAGGTATAATCACTGTTGCATCAGCTGGAAATGATGGTCCAAGTATGGGAAGTGTTTCAAATACTGCACCATGGATTGTGACAGTAGCTGCTAGTGGCATTGACAGAGCTTTCAAGAGCACTGTACAATTAGGAAGTGGAAAAAATGTTTCT GGTATAGGAATTAGTTGTTTCAATCCAAAACAGAAACAGTACCCTATTATTAATGCGATTGATGCCGCAAAAGACTCGAAAAGCAAGGAAGATGCTAA ATTCTGCAACTCAGGGTCTTTACAGGCAAATAAAGTGAAGGGAAAGGTTGTTTACTGCTTAGGATCATGGGGCACTGAAGCTACTGTTAAAGAAATTGGAGGCATTGGTACTGTAATAGAATATGACAATTATCCTGATGTTGCTCAAATTTTCATTGCTCCTGCTACTGTTGTCAATCATAGCATAGGTGAAACTGTTACAAACTATATCAAATCTACAAG ATCACCATCAGCAGTGATATACAAGAGCCATGAGGAAAAAGTTCCAGCTCCATTCGCTGCTACATTCTCATCTAGAGGACCAAATCCAGGATCCAAAAATGTCCTCAAG CCTGACATTGCAGCTCCTGGCATTGATATCTTGGCATCTTATACTCTTAGGAAATCACTCACCGGTTTGGATGGAGATACGCAATTTTCAGAATTTTCTCTAATATCTGGAACTTCCATGgcatgtcctcatgttgctgGCGTAGCAGCGTATGTGAAATCATTCCATCCCAATTGGACTCCTGCTGCAATCAGATCTGCAATTATCACCACTG CCAAACCAATGAGCAGAAGAATTAACAATGAAGCAGAATTTGCCTATGGTTCTGGTCAACTAAACCCAACAAAAGCTCTAAATCCTGGTTTAGTCTATGACATGGATGAATTTGGTTATATCCAATTCCTATGCCATGAAGGTTACAAAGGTTCAAGTTTATCAGCACTAGTTGGTTCACCTATAAATTGCTCCTCATTACTTCCTGGATTTGGCCATGATGCTATAAACTATCCAACCATACAACTTAGCTTGGAAAGcaagaaagacataaaaattgGAGTTTTTAGAAGAACAGTCACCAATGTAGGTCCTGTTCCAGTTATCTATAATGCTACTATTAGATCACCAAAAGGAGTTGAAATTATAGTGAAGCCAAGTTTACTTTGTTTTGATAGAAAAATGCAGAAGAGAAGCTTTGAAGTAGTTGTGAAAGTTAAATCTATTGCTAGTATGGAGATTCTATCAGGTTCACTTATATGGAGAAGTCCACGTTACATTGTTAGGAGTCCTATAGTTATTTACAAGCCATAA
- the LOC123892957 gene encoding CRS2-associated factor 1, mitochondrial-like, producing MSVFKQITRQNSPTVLFLTRHLSSATAASKLHSRYTFVPPPSLSPSPQNPNEPPTKPSRKKPKPIYQPPSSLDRTGKKPIRSSLPFDFRFSYTESSQTVRPIGLREPKYSPFGPDRIDRKWTGVCAPAVDPNVKSLDGDEDPKLEEERKKKREYVQGDPLTNAERKAIVLQCERGKTKRQVNMGRDGLTHNMLIEIHNHWKYTEAVRIKCMGVPTVDMKNVCTQLEDKTFGKIIFRHGGTLILYRGRNYNPRKRPVIPIMLWKPHEPVYPRLIKTTIDGLSIEETKAMRKRGLAVPALTKLAKNGYYAHLVTMVRDAFLFCELVRIDCQGLERSDYKKIGCKLRDLVPCILVTFDKEQIVVWRGKDYKHLKDGYFLKDQESFDDDDDDGGDLLMDEDEELNNTSL from the exons ATGTCCGTCTTCAAACAAATCACCCGCCAAAATTCACCCACCGTACTCTTCCTCACGCGCCACCTCTCCTCCGCCACTGCCGCATCCAAACTCCACAGTCGTTACACTTTCGTACCACCACCTTCTCTCTCCCCCTCTCCTCAAAACCCCAACGAACCACCAACTAAACCCTCCagaaaaaaacccaaacccatttACCAACCCCCGTCATCCCTCGACCGAACCGGAAAAAAACCGATTCGTTCCAGTTTACCCTTCGATTTCCGGTTCAGCTACACGGAGAGCAGCCAAACGGTGCGACCAATCGGACTTAGAGAACCTAAATACTCTCCATTTGGACCGGACCGGATTGATCGGAAATGGACCGGGGTTTGCGCGCCGGCAGTGGACCCAAATGTGAAGTCTTTGGATGGAGATGAAGACCCGAAGTTGGAAGaggagaggaagaagaagagagagtaTGTTCAAGGGGATCCCCTTACCAATGCTGAAAGGAAAGCCATTGTTTTGCAATGTGAAAGAGGCAAAACTAAGCGCCAAGTTAATATGG GGAGGGACGGTTTAACTCACAACATGTTGATTGAAATTCATAACCATTGGAAGTATACTGAAGCTGTTAGAATCAAATGCATGGGTGTTCCAACTGTTGATATGAAAAATGTTTGCACTCAGCTTGAG GACAAAACATTTGGAAAGATCATTTTCAGACATGGGGGTACACTTATATTATACAGAGGTAGGAATTATAATCCAAGAAAGAGGCCTGTAATTCCTATCATGTTGTGGAAACCTCATGAACCTGTATATCCGAGACTGATCAAAACAACAATCGATGGTTTAAGTATTGAGGAAACGAAAGCAATGAGGAAGAGAGGATTGGCTGTTCCTGCTTTAACAAAACTTG CAAAAAATGGCTATTATGCTCATTTGGTAACCATGGTCAGAGATGCTTTCCTGTTTTGTGAACTTGTTCGGATAGACTGCCAGGGTCTCGAAAGGAGTGATTACAAGAAAATTGGCTGCAAACTCAGG GATCTAGTTCCTTGTATCCTGGTGACTTTTGATAAAGAACAAATTGTAGTTTGGAGAGGGAAGGATTATAAGCACTTGAAGGATGGATACTTTCTTAAAGATCAAGAATcatttgatgatgatgatgatgatggcgGTGACTTGCTTATGGACGAGGATGAAGAGCTTAATAATACCAGCTTATGA